The genomic stretch ctactccttttgggtttaggagacttttgtccaagtttgttttggagtcGTTCTCCTATGTataattggactccttgtttgacttatagtaaaAGTCTTAAACCAACATGTAAAatgagagttaagcttctatataagaaacaaagcacaaggtgaatgtgtgtgtgccaaaaacgtgaagcaccaaagggaggagaaaaaagagagaatttgagagaaggagatacaagggcagcaagggtgttttcttcttggtggtttttggaggagccaaaaacaagtgattagaagaaaaagggtgctgcagagtgagagaagaaaatagagatcagccgccatccgttccaacaaaagaagagtttgtacatctgtcttttgtattctattttgggaataatctttcttgtgtgatagtgagatttgggtgtattggggctttgggatctgagtgattttctctctactattcttgtactcatcttttgatattgaattttctctgggtcgtctccgccagtggatgtaggcttgttaagccgaaccactatctttgtgtcgtgtgtgatttgattgcctaatctttgttattccgcattcttcttattttttcgcatctcatgggtcttgggaaataggattaatttcctaacactcACATCCTCTGCTATCAAATCGTtactttcttctctcttttcatttGTGATCTTCACCATCTTTCTTGGCAGATAGCAATGGCTATTCACTTGCCTGGTATTATACATGCTAAGCACATTCTCCGCTGATCAAACTCATTTGCAAAGAGAGCAGCTTCCACATTTTCGGATGTTCCAAAAGGCCACCTTGCTATATATGTTGGAGAGAGCGAAATGAAGCGATTCATAGTTCCAGTATCACTTCTAAACCATCCTTCATTCCAACAGTTGCTAGGCAAGGCTGAGGAAGAATTTGGTTTTGATCATCCATTGGGTGGTCTCACAATTCCCTGCAGCAAAGACCTCTTCATTGATCTCACTTCTCACTTACATGAATTGTTGTAATACATAAACAAGCAGTGACAATTTTGTAAATCCATgaatattcttcattttttttagcagAAGAAGAGATGGGGATTGAATACCTACTCTTAAGTTTTTCTAAACGAATGATTGCGGTCTCTCTTACACTCTCTCACATTCTCTCACATTCTCCTCAGCTTTAATTGATCTTTAGATTCTGTGATATTTCAAGCccctttgattttgtttgatttgacttgtttttctttgaaTGATAGTCAATCTATTGTAGGCATTGGTTTTCGAGAGTCTAATTTGGTCCACAGTAACATAGTTCTTGTGAATAATTTCCTCACAAGAATATATAGCTAGGGTCCAAGCTAATCTCAGAAATTGAGGTGCATTCTGTTCTGAAATGCAAGTTCGATCTCCTTGAGTTATCAATGAACTATATAGCATTCAACAGTTACTAATCATAGTTGAGTAATGCATAAGCCTATAGTTTAGCCTTTGGATAAGCCATTAAATAGAACTTGGAAACAACTTCCTAGCACAAAAATTGATAGACactaatttcaaatttgttatgatttggtgtgGTGCAAACCAAAACCTGGCTCAGTTTTGATGATTTCGTCATTTCGTCATAAGAAAGCTGCATAACTTATACTCCatagaaaaaaattgcaaaattaatCTTCTCTGCTGCAATGGTGAAATCTGCTCAAGCAATCAAGGATGTTTTGGCTTATTTTGCTGATATTTTGGGTTGGAAGGCTAACCCAAGTAAGAGTTGTGTTCTTTTCTGGCCTGTCTGCTACCGAGAAGGAACTTCTGCTTGATTGTCTTCAAATGAAGGAAGCAAATCTTCCTGTACGCTACTTGGGGGTCCCTCTAATATCCAAAAAATTGTCAGCAGCGGATTGTGGTGTTTTCCTTGAGGAGGTTTCAGCAAACATCAACTCTTGGTTGTCCAAGAAATTAACTTTTGATGGCAGGTTATCTTGTGTACTGATCATCTATTTTTATCCTCCCTAAACAGATTATTAGACTTTTGGGGCAAAAGTTCAACAGATTCCTTTGGTTAGGGACTGATGATGTCAACTCTAGAGAAAGGAAGGTTGGAGCTTGATATGTGTACCCAAGGAGGAGGGAGGTTTGGGAATTAAAAGATTGGAGGATTGGAACAAGGCTTCCATGTTGAGGCACTTTTGGAATCTTTTTGCAAGGGCTAGCTCTTTGTGGGTTGCATGGGTGAAACAGTACTTGCTAAAAGGTAAGAGCTTTTGGCAAGTGAAAATCCCTCAAGTGTGCTTTTGGAGTTGGAGGAAACTCTTGAAGTTGCCTAACAGTGCTAGACAATTCATTTTGTTTAAGGTTGGGAATGATAGGAGTTTTACTGAGATTTGGAATTTGTTTCCTTTCCTGTGTGGTGTAATGCAGTATAGAAAAGCTGAGAAACTCTGGTTGTCTTGCATACTTATGGAGGTAAGGGATTTTCTCAATTCCTCAAGATCATTCCATAAAGGCTACTGTAACAGAACCAAGATAGGTTCAATAGAAAATCTTAAGGGTTCAAGATGACTGCTTTTTATAGAAAATGTCGCCAATAGAGAGGCTCGAAGGTATAAGAGACGGCAATAACAATGGAGGAGAGAAATGTGCTGATGAACATACTCCAAACCACCAGGAATGCTTAGATACCGCTCGGATGTTGGCAACAGCTTTGCTCAATGTTGTGTGCCAAGCATAGAATATGggaaatcaaaatgaaaagagTAGATGCTCATTCTGAGATTTTTGTGGAATTCACTATCCCACTTTGTTGGAAGTTAGGGCCCCATAATGGTAGAAACTTGGAAAACCAATATTGGATGATTGTTCAGAGTTATTGGTTGCACAATAGAACAAAAGAGACGATGCCTCAAAAAAGAGAGCACGAGTGCCCATTTtttcatgagtaatgctagaaatcgCTGCTTTATCATACTGTGTTATGCAGACTGGCATTGTCACGTCAACATAATAAAGTAGTGGTGAAATAGAAGTGTAGTTTCTAACATTCCCTATTTCCACATTGTGAGCGTAAAGTGAGGTGGTCCGCTTTCTCACATTATGggcgaaaaaataaaaataaacacaatctCGTAATAGGTAACAATCCCCATCTCTTTAATGTTTTATATGAACATAATGGCTCTTAATGTTTTAAAGATAGAAACAAATTGTGAAACTGCAATAAATCTGGTTGTCAAATTTATAATGGGTAACAATCCCCGTCTATTCTGCCAAAACGAAAGAGAGAATATACATGGATTTACAAAAATTTGCACTGCTTGTTTATGTACTACAACAACTCTTGTAAGCGAGAAGTGAGATCAGTGAAGATGTCTTCGCTGCAGGGGATTGTGAGGCCCCCCATTggatgatcaaatccaaattcttcctcAGCCTTGCCTAGCAATTGTTGGAATGAAGAGTGGTTCAGAAATGATACCGGAACAACGAACCGCTTCTTTTGGCCCTCTCCAACATATATAGCAAGGTGGCCCTTTGGAACATCCATAAATGCTGAAGCTGCTTTCTTTGCAAATGAGTTTGATCGGCGGAGAATGTTCTTAGCATTTGTAATACCAGGCAAGCGAATAGCCATTGCTATCTGCTCAGAAAGATGGTGAAGATTACAGatgaaaagggagaaaaaagtAAAGGATTTGAAAGCAGAGGATGTGAGGACTTGGTTTGGCTATGCAATGATATGCGTATGAATTTATAAGCATTTGAGGTCTCTGAAATGAGGAGTGAATGGTGCAGAGGCATTCGGGTGGGGATCATTTGTTCGAAACATAAGCATTTGAAGGATCACATGGACTTGTCTTCAAACTCATCGTCTAGGACATTAAAAGTTGGGAGACATTTTAGGCATGCTTTTCTGGGTGAACAACCAACAAGGGCCCCAGTTGAAATCAAAGATATATAAGTGGATTGGAACAACTTCCCAACGTCTGGCATGTGGAGATAAGCATTTGAAGTCTGTGAAATGTGGAGTGAGTGGTGCTGAGGCATGCGGGTAGCAGGATGTTTGAAGGATCACATGGAGCTGTCCTCCAACTCATTGCAAAGAACTTGGCAGTGGTTGAGATATATCTGTTGGAGCACATTTTGCGCAATCTTTTCTGGGAGAACAACCCACAAGGGCCCCAGTTGAAATCAAAGACATATTGGGATTGTAAAACACTTTCAACATATATGTCAAGTATCCTCTTCTAGTGTATTGTCAACCAGTCGTACAGAGATTTATCCAATCCATATGTCTTTGATTTCAACTGGGTCCCTTGTAGGTTGTTCTGCA from Corylus avellana chromosome ca1, CavTom2PMs-1.0 encodes the following:
- the LOC132167911 gene encoding auxin-responsive protein SAUR21-like, which produces MAIRLPGITNAKNILRRSNSFAKKAASAFMDVPKGHLAIYVGEGQKKRFVVPVSFLNHSSFQQLLGKAEEEFGFDHPMGGLTIPCSEDIFTDLTSRLQELL